The following coding sequences are from one Hippopotamus amphibius kiboko isolate mHipAmp2 chromosome 9, mHipAmp2.hap2, whole genome shotgun sequence window:
- the LOC130861406 gene encoding olfactory receptor 52B6-like, which yields MAQVRSLQKIMAFLSANNTAAVNNSDTRLVGCFLTGIPGLQHLHIWLSIPFCTMYVAALAGNGILIGVILSQPSLHEPMYIFLSMLASADVLLSTSAMPKALANFWRGSNHISFDGCLTQMFCIHFLFVADSAILLAMAFDRYVAICSPLRYATILTSTAIGKIVAATLVRSFIIMFPSIFLLKRLHYCRINIIAHTFCEHMGIARLSCSDISINIWYGLAAALLSTGLDIMLITVSYIHILQAVFQLPSRDARFKALSTCGSHVCVILLFYIPALFSVFAYRFGGSHIPRYVPILLANLYVVIPPMLNPIIYGVRTKQILEGAKQMFSSLVKESK from the coding sequence ATGGCACAGGTGAGGTCTCTGCAGAAAATCATGGCTTTTTTATCTGCTAACAACACAGCTGCCGTGAACAACTCTGATACTCGCCTGGTGGGCTGCTTCCTTACTGGCATCCCTGGGCTGCAGCACCTACACATCTGGCTCTCCATCCCCTTCTGCACCATGTACGTAGCTGCCCTGGCAGGCAATGGCATTTTAATTGGTGTCATCCTCTCCCAGCCAAGCCTGCATGAGCCCATGTACATATTCCTGTCCATGCTGGCCAGTGCCGATGTCTTGCTCTCCACTTCTGCCATGCCCAAAGCACTGGCTAACTTCTGGCGAGGTTCTAACCACATTTCCTTTGATGGCTGCCTCACCCAGATGTTCTGCATCCacttcctttttgtggctgactCTGCAATCCTCCTGGCCATGGCctttgaccgctatgtggccatctgttcCCCTTTGCGATATGCCACAATCCTCACCAGCACAGCCATTGGGAAGATCGTCGCTGCCACGCTGGTCCGCAGCTTCATCATCATGTTTCCATCCATCTTTCTCCTCAAGCGCCTGCACTACTGCCGGATCAACATCATTGCCCATACATTTTGTGAGCACATGGGCATCGCCCGTCTGTCCTGTTCTGATATCTCCATCAACATCTGGTATGGGTTGGCAGCTGCTCTACTCTCCACAGGCTTGGACATCATGCTTATCACTGTTTCCTACATTCACATCCTCCAAGCTGTCTTCCAACTCCCTTCTCGAGACGCCCGGTTCAAAGCCCTGAGCACTTGCGGCTCCCATGTCTGTGTCATCCTACTCTTTTACATCCCTGCCCTCTTTTCTGTCTTTGCCTATAGGTTTGGTGGAAGCCACATCCCACGCTATGTCCCTATCCTCCTGGCCAACCTCTATGTGGTCATCCCACCTATGCTCAATCCCATTATTTACGGCGTGAGGACCAAGCAGATTTTGGAAGGGGCTAAACAGATGTTTTCAAGTCTTGTCAAGGAATCTAAATAA
- the LOC130861506 gene encoding olfactory receptor 52H1-like — protein MTIHMMATLNLTSFNPDSFILVGIPGLEHFHTWIGIPFFTIYLVTLAGNGILLYLITMDHSLHEPMFFFLSMLASADLILCTTCVPKTLGIFWLKAQEITFPGCLTQLFFLHFSFFLDSAILLGMAFDRYMAICSPLRYTSVLTPKTIVKIMVGIAGRSFMVILPVVFLVKRLPFCRTRMIPHTYCEHMGVARLACADISINIWYGFAVPVMTIISDLILIGISYTLILHAVFHLPSRDARQKALSTCGSHVSVILIFYTPAMFSVLTHRFGHNISRSFHIIFANLYVAIPPALNPIIYGVKTKQIRDKVILLFFPKGMQ, from the coding sequence ATGACAATCCACATGATGGCCACATTGAATTTGACCAGTTTTAATCCAGACTCCTTCATTTTGGTGGGGATCCCAGGGCTGGAGCACTTCCACACCTGGATTGGAATTCCCTTCTTCACCATCTACCTTGTGACCCTAGCAGGTAATGGCATCCTGCTCTACCTCATCACTATGGACCACAGCCTCCACGAACCCATGTTCTTCTTCCTCTCAATGTTGGCCTCTGCAGACCTCATATTATGTACCACGTGTGTCCCCAAAACACTTGGTATATTCTGGTTGAAAGCTCAGGAAATCACATTTCCTGGCTGCCTCACTCAGTTGTTCTTCCTCCACTTCAGCTTTTTTCTGGACTCAGCCATCTTGTTGGGCATGGCATTTGATCGTTACATGGCTATCTGCTCCCCTTTGAGATACACCAGTGTCTTGACACCTAAGACAATTGTCAAGATCATGGTGGGCATTGCGGGTCGGAGCTTTATGGTCATTTTGCCTGTTGTTTTCCTGGTGAAGCGTTTGCCTTTCTGCAGGACACGTATGATCCCTCACACATACTGTGAGCATATGGGGGTGGCCCGACTCGCCTGTGCGGACATTTCCATCAACATCTGGTATGGCTTTGCTGTGCCTGTAATGACTATTATCTCAGACCTGATCCTCATTGGCATCTCCTACACTCTCAtccttcatgctgttttccacctTCCATCCAGAGATGCTCGCCAGAAAGCCCTCAGTACCTGTGGGTCTCATGTCAGTGTCATCCTCATATTCTACACACCAGCCATGTTCTCTGTCCTTACTCATCGCTTCGGCCACAATATCTCTCGTTCCTTTCACATCATATTTGCCAACCTCTATGTAGCAATCCCTCCCGCACTCAATCCCATCATTTATGGTGTCAAAACAAAGCAGATCAGGGACAAGGTCATCCTTCTATTCTTTCCTAAAGGGATGCAGTGA